From the genome of Labedella gwakjiensis:
CGCGGACGTCATCCAGCGGATCATCGACCCGCGGCTGCGCGCGTCCGTGTCGGGCAACCGCCGAGCGAGGGCCGTCGCATGACCGTCACCGTGCCCACCACCGCCGAGCAGCGGCCGCCCCGTCGCCGGCGGCGCTCACGGACGTCCCTCAACCTCGTCGCGGGCGGCGTACTCTTCGGGATCATCGTCGTGATCGCCGTCCTGTCGCTCGTCGCCCTGCCGTTCGACCCGAGCGACACGACGGGTGGCCGCCTCCAGCCGCCGTCGCCCGAGCACTGGGCGGGTACCGACCGCCTCGGGCGCGACCTCTTCACGCAGCTCATGATCGGCGCGCGGCTCGCCGTCCTCACGGGCTTCGGTTCCGTCGCGATCGCGGCGGTCATCGGCGTCGTCGTCGGTCTCGTCGCTGCGATGGCGGGACGATGGGTCGACGACGCCCTGTCGAGCCTCCTCGACATCGCGATCGCGTTCCCCACCCTCCTCCTCGCGATGCTCGTCGTCGCCTGGCGCGGCGCCTCCCTCGACTCGGCGATCCTCGCGATCGGCCTCGCGGGCTCCGCCGTGATCGCGAGACTCACGCGCGTCACGGCGACCCGCGTCCTCGCCCAGGACTTCGTCACGGCCTCGCGCACCTCCGGAACGGGCACGGTGCGGCTCATCGGTCTGCACGTGCTCCCGAACGTCTGGCCGACGCTCATCGTGCCGCTCGCCCTGCAGTTCGGGGGAGCGGTCGTCGCTGAGGCGTCCCTGTCGTACGTGGGCCTCGGTTCGCCGCCGCCCAACGCGTCGTGGGGGCGCATGCTGCAGGAGGCGCAGAGCACCGTGCTCGTCGCCCCGTCGGCCGCGATCCTGCCAGGGCTCCTCCTCGTGATGACGATCGTGGGCGTCAACCTGCTCGCCGACGGGCTGCGCGACGTCGCCGATCCGAGCGGACGGAGCGTCCGATGAGCGACATCCTCGCCGTGAGTCACCTGGGCGTGCACCTCGACGGTCCCGACGGCCGCCGTCTCGTCGACGACGTCTCGTTCGACCTGGCGGACGGCCAGAGGCTCGGCGTCATCGGAGAGTCCGGCTCGGGGAAGTCGCTCACGGCGCTCGCGATCCTGGGGCTCCTCGGCCACCCGCTGCGCGCCACCGGCTCGATCCGTCTCGCCGTCGGCGACGACACGGTCGACACCGTCTCCGCCCGTCAGCGCCGCCTCGACGCCGTGCGCGGGTCCGTCGTGGGCGCCGTGTTCCAGGAGCCGCTCGCCTCGCTCGACCCCCTCATGCGGATCGGCGCCCAGCTCGCGTGGCCGCTGCGGCACCACAGGGGACTCCGGGGCGACACGCTCCGCGCGGCCGTGCTCGACGCTCTCGCGGAGGTGCAGCTCGCCGAGCCGGAGCGGATCGCGCGCTCGCTCATCCACGAGGTCTCGGGAGGTCAGCGGCAGCGTGTGGCGATCGCGCTGGCCCTCGCGGCCCGCCCCCGGCTCCTCATCGCGGACGAGCCGACGACGGCCCTCGACGTCACGGTGCAGGCCGGAGTGCTCGAGCTGTTGCAGTCGGCGGTCCGCGAACGCGGGATGTCGCTCGTCTTCATCAGCCACGACCTGCCGGTCGTCGCGGGCATCGCCGACCGGGTCCTCGTGATGCGGAACGGTCGCGTGGTCGAAGTGGGGGAGACGCGTCAGATCCTCGGCGCGCCCCGGGAGGACTACACGCGCACGCTCGTCGGCGCCTCGCGTGCGCTCGACGATCTGCTCCCGAGCGATCCGCTGGAAGGTGATCGAGCATGAGCGCCGACCGGAACACCCCCGTGCTCGCCGCCGAGCACGTGCGCTTCTCCTACGGGCGGGGCGCCGAGGTGCTGCACGACGTGACGCTCGCCCTCGCCCCCGGCGAGACGGTGGGACTCGTGGGCGAGTCGGGCGCCGGGAAGACCTCCCTGCTGCGCCTGTTCCTCGGTCTCGAGACCCCGACCTCCGGCGCGGTCCGCTTCGACGGCCATCCGCTCGATCGTCGCGACGCCCGCGGGATGCGGGCGTTCCGGCGGGCGGTGCAGCCCGTGTACCAGGACCCGTTCTCCTCGCTCGATCCGCGCATGCGCGTGGGCGACTCGATCGCCGAGCCGCTGCGTTCCCTCGGGCTGCCCGGAGATCGGGACACGCGGACGGCGCGCGTCGCCGAACTGCTCGCGGCCGTCGACCTGCCGGAGGATGCGGCCGAGCGGTTCCCCGACGCGTTCTCGGGCGGTCAGCGGCAGCGCATCGCGATCGCGCGGGCGCTCGCGCCCGAGCCGCGCGTGATCCTCGCCGACGAGCCCGTGAGCGCCCTCGACACGTCCGTACGCATGCAGGTCATCGAGCTGTTCCAGCGCCTCGCACGCGAGCGCGGGATCGGCATGCTCCTCGTCTCGCACGACCTCACGATCGTCTCGGCGCTCTGCCGACGCATCGCGGTGCTCGAGGGCGGCGTGCTCGTGGAGGAGGGGGAGACGCGGCGCGTGCTCACGGAGCCGGAGCACGACTACACCCGCCGACTCCTCGCGTCCGTCCCGCGGCTCCCCGCGGTGTGACCCGTCAGGAGCCGTCGGCGCACTCCTCCGACAGCTCGTTGATGACCCAGCGGGTTCCCGCGTCGCGTTCGAGCACCGCGGTGCCGCAATCGCCGCCATCGGTGTAGACGACGAACAGGGTCGCCGAGTCGGCCGCCTCCTCCTGCACGGTGATGTCCACGTCTGCACCGATCCCGAGGCCCGCGTAGAGTGCCGCCGTGCTCGAGATCATCTCGTCGCAGTCGGACACGGCGACGCCACTGGCCGCGAGCTCCGCGATCATCCGGTCGACGAGGGCGTCCGTCATGAGCGCGCACGCTGCCTCTGTGTCGGGCTCGCGGGAGGCGGTCAGCCACGCGCGGAACGCGTCGGCCGGACCGTCCGCCTCGGTTGCTTCGGGACTCGGCTCCGTCGACGGGTCCGGCGAGGATTCCGCGGCGCTCGAACTCACTGTCGGCTCGGTCGGGGAGGTCGATGTGCAGCCCGTGATGAGGAGGACGGTCGAGGCGAGAAGGGCTGTGACCACGGCCGGTCCGAGCGTCGTTTTCCGCATGACGTCACGCTACCAAGCGGGATCCGCCGACGCGATGCACGCGTCGATCAGGGCGTGAGCACCTGCACGCCGGCGGCGGCGAGAGCGTCCTCGAGGTCGGCCGGTGGGCGGGCGTCGGTGACGAAGTAGTCGGCGCGTCCGAGCTCCGACACCTGCGCGAAGAGCCGTCGACCGAGCTTCGACGAGTCGGCGAGCACCGCGACCTTCGACGACCGCGACATCATCTCGGCCATCATCGCGGCGTCGCCGAGGTTGCTCGTGGAGAAACCGCTCGTCGCCGAGACGGCGCCGACGGAGATGAGGGCCAGGTCGCAGTGAAGGTCGACCTCCCCGCCGTTGGGGGAGGCGCCGAGTGTGACCGGCCCCGTGGTGGCCTGCGTGATCGAGCGCACGGAGCCGCCGAACACGTAGAGGTCGCGGAACACCTTGGGGGAGATCTCCGCGGGCAGCCGCAGGTTGTTCGTCGCGATCGTGAGGTCGCGGTGGTCGCGCAGATTGCGGGCGACGGCGAGGGCAGTCGTGCCGGCGTTGATGATGATGACGGAGCCGTCCTCGACGAGCCCGGCTGCTCGTTCGGCGATCGCCTCCTTCTCCTCCGGCTGCATGCGCAGACGCACGTCGAGGCCGCGATCGATCGGTGGTCGGGACGTGCCGCTGACCGCGCCTCCGTGCGTGCGCACGAGGACGCCGTCGGCGTCCAGCTGATCGAGGTCGCGTCGGATGGTGTCGATCGACACCCCGTAGCGCTCGGCCAGGATGGCGACGGTGACCTGGCCGTTCTCGGCGACGAAGTGGGCGAGGTCCGAACGGCGGCCGGCCGGGAGATGCCGGACGCGATCTCCCGAACCCTCGGCGGGGATTGTGTCCATAGGCATTGTCTAGCACACCAGGTGCTGTTTCGTGCGTCTTTTCGCGGGGCGGGTCCGTTCGGCAACGGTGGCCCGGATTCGCCGGGATAACAGCGAAGTAACGATGGCGACGACGGACGAAAGGCCTCCATTTCCCTCTTGACGAGGAGATATCGACGGGCGTACTCTCCAGAAAGCCGCATAAATCAGCAAAGAACAGCGCAATGCGGCAGATGACAGAATCCAGAATGGAGAATCATGAGCAACGGAGCTCACGGTCGCAGGCGTACCCTCAGGGTCGTCGGCATGACGGCCGCAGCTGTGACCGTCTTCACGGTCGCCGGGTGTAGCGCAGGCGGCGACGGCGGAGACGCGGGTGGCGACGTCACCCTGGAATTCGCGCAGTGGTGGGAGCCGGAGCTCCCGGACGGCGCCTTCCGCGAACTGATGGACCAGTTCGAGGAGGAGAACCCCGGCATCACGGTGGAGCTCCTCAGCGGACCGTACGCGTCCACGAAGGAGCAGCTCTTCGCCGGGGCCGCGGCCGGAACGATGTCCGACGTCGTCGGTCTCGACGGAGCATGGGTGAGCGACTTCGCCGACCAGGGCGCGATCACCGACCTCACCGCCCTCATGGACGAGGAGGGCTACGACGACAGCCAGCTCGCCAGCCAGATCCAGGTCGACGGCTCCACCTACATGATCCCGGTCGTGAACTTCGTCTACCCGATGTTCACGAACGACTCGATCCTCGCGGACGCCGGCGTCGACGCTCCGCCGACGACGCGCGACGAGTTCGCCGACGCGGCCGCCGCGATCTCGGACCTCGGTGACGACACGAGCGGCTGGGTGCTCCCTCTGTCGCTCGAGGCGCCGAACGGCATCCAGAACGACGTCATGTCGTGGGTGTGGGCGAGCGGCGGCAGCATGCTCGACGGCGGCCAGCCGGACGTCACGAACAGCGACGTCACCGAGGCCGTCGAGTACATCAAGGGCATGTGGGACGACGGAAGCATCGCTCCCGGTTCCTTCACGATGAAGGAGCAGGACAAGGTCGAGGAGTTCACGAACGGTCGCGTCGGAATGATGATCGACTCGCTCGCGCACATCAACCTCATCCGCGAGTCCAACCCGGACCTCGACTTCAGCATCTCGGCGATCCCCGCCGAGGAGGGCTACGAGGGCGAGCGCGGCATCCCTTACGCCTCGTGGGGCATCGGCGTCTCCGACGCGTCGGAGCACAAGGCCGAGGCTCTCAAGCTCGTCGAGTTCCTCATGAGCGAGGAGACGAACAGCGAACTGTCCACGATCGCGAACGCCTTCCCCGGCAACACGGAGTCGGTGCCCGAGTTCGTGAAGGACGACGACCTCTACGCGGAGGCGTTCGAGATCTACCAGGCCGGTTACCCGGCCAACGAGTTCACCGGACTCCCCGTCGCCGAGCAGCTCATGCGCACGTTCGACGAGCAGATGCAGTTGATGCTCAACGGCGATCAGACGGTCGACGAGATGCTCGAGACGACCCAGGAGACCTGGCTCTCCGAGTTCTGATCCGACCGTTTTCCAACCAGGTGCCGCCCCTTCCCGCCCCCCTCACGGGGAGGGGCGGCACCGCCTCTCCAGAGGAGTCCGCGTGATCAACGCGATCGTCGAGCCTCTCGACGCCCCGCCGCGCAAGAAGCGGCGCTCGAGCTCTCAGGGCCGGCTCGAACCCTACGGCTTCATCGCCCCCACGGTGGCCCTCCTGTTCGTCCTGATGGTCGTGCCGATCGTCCTCGTCGTCGGCTACTCCTTCATGGACAACGTCATCATGAAGAGGAACCCCGAGTTCGTCGGGCTCGACAACTTCGTCGAGATCCTCACGGACGGCGTCTTCCTCACCGCCATCGGCAACACCCTCTTCTTCACGATCGTGAGCGTCGTCGCCCACCTCGTGATCGGTCTCGCCTTCGCGATGCTGCTCAACAGCACCGTCATCAGCCGGGCGACCCGCGGCATCTTCCGCGTGATCTACATCCTGCCGTGGCTCTTCACGGCCGCCGTGATCGCGGTCCTCTGGCGGATGCTGCTCAACCCGAACGGCGTCGTCAACTACCTGCTCCAGTCCGACGTCGAATGGCTCTCGTCGCCCGACCTCGCTCTCGGCGCCGTCACCTTCATCAACATCTGGGCCGGCTACCCCTTCTTCATGATCAGCCTGCTCGCGGGACTCCAGGGGATCCCCGGAGACCTGTACGAGGCCGCGACCGTCGACGGTGCGAGCCCGTGGCAGCGATTCGTGAGCGTCACGCTCCCGCAGCTCAAGCCGATCATCATCAGCATGTCGCTGCTCGACCTCATCTGGACGTCGCAGCAGTTCGCCCTCATCTGGATGACGACGGGCGGAGGCCCGATCAACGTCACCGAGATGCTCAGCACCTACACATACAAGCTCGCCTTCAGCCGGTACGAGTTCTCGCTCGCCTCCACGAGCGCCGTGCTCATCCTGCTGCTGTCGATGGTGCTCGCCTTCTTCTACGTCCGACACCAGCGCGCGAGGGACTGACCCATGACCACCATGCTGCACCAGACGGTCGAACCCGAGACCGCACCGCGGAACGACTTCGGCGGAACCGAGCGCAAGCGCGCGAAGGCCCGTCGCCGACTCCTCGTCAAGATCGGCGTGCTCGCCGCCCTCATCACGGGCGCCTTCTTCGCCGGAGCCCCCGTGCTCTGGATGCTCGCGAGCTCGTTCAAGTCGAACACCGAGATCTTCGCGTCGCCTCCCGTGCTCGTCACCGAGAACTTCTCGTTCGACGCGTACGTGACGATCCTCACCGACCCGGAGAAGGTGCGCTTCTTCATCAACAGCTACGTCATCTCGCTCGCGGTGACGGCGCTCACCCTCGTGGTGGCGATCCTCGCGGCCTACGCCTTCAGCCGGTTCGAGTTCCGGTTCAAGCGCCCGCTCAACATCCTCATCGTGAGCGTGCAGGCCGTGCCGCCCATCACGCTCCTCATCCCGTACTTCGGGCTCATGGTGACGCTCGGGCTCTACAACACCTACCCGGGGCTCATCCTCACCTACATGGTGTTCACGCTGCCGTACGCGATCATCATGATGACCGGGTACTTCAACACGCTGCCCCGTGAGCTCGACGAGGCCGTGCGCGTGGACGGAGCCGGCTCCATGACCGCCCTCTGGCGGATCCTCGTCCCGATCTCGGTGCCCGGCATCGTGTCCGTCGGCGTCTACACGTTCATGATCGCGTGGAACGAGTACCTCTTCGCCCTCACCCTCACGAAGACGCAGGACATGCGCACGGTGCCCATCGGCATCCAGCTGCTCATGGGCCAGCACTCGTACGAGTGGAACGAAATGATGGCGATGAGCATCCTCGGGTCGATCCCCGTCCTCGTCCTCTTCCTCTTCTTCCAGCGCTACTTCATCGGCGGGCTGACCTCCGGGTCGGTCAAGAGCTGACGCGCGCCCAGACCACGACCATCCCAATAACAAGGAGAACCCCGAAAGTGCTCATCACCGGCAAAGAACTGCTGTCCGTCGCGAACGACAACGACTTCGCGGTCCCCGCCTTCAACATCAGCGACTACGCGATGTTCAACGGCATCATCGACATCAGCGAGAAGAAGAACGCGCCGCTCATCGTCGCGATCCACCCGGACGAGGTGAGCCACATCGGCGCGGAGTCGGTCCTCGCGATGCGTGCCAGAGCGCACCGTTCGAGCGTGCCCGTCGTCATCCACTGGGACCACGGTGGAACGTACGAGCAGATCCTCTCCGCGATCCAGTTCGGTTTCACCTCGGTGATGATCGACGCATCGATGCTTCCCTTCGACGACAACGTGGCGATCACGAAGCGCGTCGTGGACGCGGCCCACGCCGTCGGCCTCTCCGTCGAGGGCGAGCTCGGCACCATCGGCAAGACCGACAACGAGGCGGAGGACGGGGCTGCGGACATCATCTACACCGTGCCGGAGGACGCCGTTCGCTTCGTCGAGCAGACGGGCGTCGACAGCCTCGCGATCGCCATCGGAACCTCGCACGGCCTCTATCCGGCGAGCATGAAGCCGGAGCTGCGCCTCGACCTCCTCAAGGAGATCAAGGCAGCCGTCCCGATCCCGCTCGTGCTGCACGGCGGATCGAACAACCCGGACGACGAGATCGGCCGCTCGGTGAAGCTCGGCGTCAACAAGATCAACATCTCGAGCGACATCAAGGCCGCCTACCATCAGAAGATGCGCGAGGTCCTCGCGGACTCCTCGCTGCGCGAGCCGAACTCGATCCAGCCCCCCTGCATCGAGGCCATGCAGGTCGTGGCGGCGCACAAGATCGACCTGTTCGACGCCGCCGGCAAAGCGTCGGTGTACTAGATCGACCACTCAAGGGAGAGGGGCGCGACGTGGCGCACCGTTTGGTTCTCGGCCTCGGCGGCACCGTCGACTACGAGATCGACTGGGACGGACGGGTCGTCGGGGCCCTGGCCGAGCAGTACGGCATCACGCCTGACGAGCTCGACCGGACGATCCCCGTCGTCGACGAGCGGTCCCTGCTCGTGACCCTTCTCGCGTTCGTCCGCGACGGTGCCGGGGGAGAGCGGTTCGTCGCATCCCCCGACATCGTCGCGGCCTACGCCGATCGCTTCGCCACCCGGGTCACCCTGGGCGGCACGTGCGTGCGCGCGGCGATCGCCCTTCGCTC
Proteins encoded in this window:
- a CDS encoding ABC transporter substrate-binding protein, translating into MTAAAVTVFTVAGCSAGGDGGDAGGDVTLEFAQWWEPELPDGAFRELMDQFEEENPGITVELLSGPYASTKEQLFAGAAAGTMSDVVGLDGAWVSDFADQGAITDLTALMDEEGYDDSQLASQIQVDGSTYMIPVVNFVYPMFTNDSILADAGVDAPPTTRDEFADAAAAISDLGDDTSGWVLPLSLEAPNGIQNDVMSWVWASGGSMLDGGQPDVTNSDVTEAVEYIKGMWDDGSIAPGSFTMKEQDKVEEFTNGRVGMMIDSLAHINLIRESNPDLDFSISAIPAEEGYEGERGIPYASWGIGVSDASEHKAEALKLVEFLMSEETNSELSTIANAFPGNTESVPEFVKDDDLYAEAFEIYQAGYPANEFTGLPVAEQLMRTFDEQMQLMLNGDQTVDEMLETTQETWLSEF
- a CDS encoding ABC transporter ATP-binding protein, producing MSDILAVSHLGVHLDGPDGRRLVDDVSFDLADGQRLGVIGESGSGKSLTALAILGLLGHPLRATGSIRLAVGDDTVDTVSARQRRLDAVRGSVVGAVFQEPLASLDPLMRIGAQLAWPLRHHRGLRGDTLRAAVLDALAEVQLAEPERIARSLIHEVSGGQRQRVAIALALAARPRLLIADEPTTALDVTVQAGVLELLQSAVRERGMSLVFISHDLPVVAGIADRVLVMRNGRVVEVGETRQILGAPREDYTRTLVGASRALDDLLPSDPLEGDRA
- a CDS encoding ABC transporter permease; this translates as MTVTVPTTAEQRPPRRRRRSRTSLNLVAGGVLFGIIVVIAVLSLVALPFDPSDTTGGRLQPPSPEHWAGTDRLGRDLFTQLMIGARLAVLTGFGSVAIAAVIGVVVGLVAAMAGRWVDDALSSLLDIAIAFPTLLLAMLVVAWRGASLDSAILAIGLAGSAVIARLTRVTATRVLAQDFVTASRTSGTGTVRLIGLHVLPNVWPTLIVPLALQFGGAVVAEASLSYVGLGSPPPNASWGRMLQEAQSTVLVAPSAAILPGLLLVMTIVGVNLLADGLRDVADPSGRSVR
- a CDS encoding DeoR/GlpR family DNA-binding transcription regulator — protein: MDTIPAEGSGDRVRHLPAGRRSDLAHFVAENGQVTVAILAERYGVSIDTIRRDLDQLDADGVLVRTHGGAVSGTSRPPIDRGLDVRLRMQPEEKEAIAERAAGLVEDGSVIIINAGTTALAVARNLRDHRDLTIATNNLRLPAEISPKVFRDLYVFGGSVRSITQATTGPVTLGASPNGGEVDLHCDLALISVGAVSATSGFSTSNLGDAAMMAEMMSRSSKVAVLADSSKLGRRLFAQVSELGRADYFVTDARPPADLEDALAAAGVQVLTP
- a CDS encoding ABC transporter ATP-binding protein, which translates into the protein MSADRNTPVLAAEHVRFSYGRGAEVLHDVTLALAPGETVGLVGESGAGKTSLLRLFLGLETPTSGAVRFDGHPLDRRDARGMRAFRRAVQPVYQDPFSSLDPRMRVGDSIAEPLRSLGLPGDRDTRTARVAELLAAVDLPEDAAERFPDAFSGGQRQRIAIARALAPEPRVILADEPVSALDTSVRMQVIELFQRLARERGIGMLLVSHDLTIVSALCRRIAVLEGGVLVEEGETRRVLTEPEHDYTRRLLASVPRLPAV
- a CDS encoding carbohydrate ABC transporter permease → MTTMLHQTVEPETAPRNDFGGTERKRAKARRRLLVKIGVLAALITGAFFAGAPVLWMLASSFKSNTEIFASPPVLVTENFSFDAYVTILTDPEKVRFFINSYVISLAVTALTLVVAILAAYAFSRFEFRFKRPLNILIVSVQAVPPITLLIPYFGLMVTLGLYNTYPGLILTYMVFTLPYAIIMMTGYFNTLPRELDEAVRVDGAGSMTALWRILVPISVPGIVSVGVYTFMIAWNEYLFALTLTKTQDMRTVPIGIQLLMGQHSYEWNEMMAMSILGSIPVLVLFLFFQRYFIGGLTSGSVKS
- a CDS encoding ketose-bisphosphate aldolase — its product is MLITGKELLSVANDNDFAVPAFNISDYAMFNGIIDISEKKNAPLIVAIHPDEVSHIGAESVLAMRARAHRSSVPVVIHWDHGGTYEQILSAIQFGFTSVMIDASMLPFDDNVAITKRVVDAAHAVGLSVEGELGTIGKTDNEAEDGAADIIYTVPEDAVRFVEQTGVDSLAIAIGTSHGLYPASMKPELRLDLLKEIKAAVPIPLVLHGGSNNPDDEIGRSVKLGVNKINISSDIKAAYHQKMREVLADSSLREPNSIQPPCIEAMQVVAAHKIDLFDAAGKASVY
- a CDS encoding carbohydrate ABC transporter permease encodes the protein MINAIVEPLDAPPRKKRRSSSQGRLEPYGFIAPTVALLFVLMVVPIVLVVGYSFMDNVIMKRNPEFVGLDNFVEILTDGVFLTAIGNTLFFTIVSVVAHLVIGLAFAMLLNSTVISRATRGIFRVIYILPWLFTAAVIAVLWRMLLNPNGVVNYLLQSDVEWLSSPDLALGAVTFINIWAGYPFFMISLLAGLQGIPGDLYEAATVDGASPWQRFVSVTLPQLKPIIISMSLLDLIWTSQQFALIWMTTGGGPINVTEMLSTYTYKLAFSRYEFSLASTSAVLILLLSMVLAFFYVRHQRARD